The nucleotide sequence GGGGCGGATTTTCGGGATGAATGCGGAGCAGCGTAGCGGCCATAGCAGGACAAGAAATGAAGTGAGAAGACGGCCGACACAACCGAAGTGGCGTCGAAGCGGGCAAGGTAGCCCTTGTAACAGAGAACTGCCAGCCTGTTCGTGGTTTTTGCACCGCGGGTTACACGTGGGACAGTATTAAACTGCCCCGCCCCGCCGGCAAAGCCCGGCAAATGGCTTAGCTCCGGCGCTATAGCCGGTACAAAAAAAGGCTCCGGCAGTATGCCGGAGCCTTTTCTGCGGGTGGCGCTGGGGCCACTGCCGCTTATTGCTTCACGAAGCGGCGGGTAGCCGAGCCTTCCGAAGTGGTGAGGCGCACGCCGTATACGCCGGCGGGCAGCGCTGCCACGTTCAGCGGCGTCAGGTCGGTGGCGGCCGTGGTGCGGCTTACTACCTGGCCGAGCGAGTTCAGGATTTCCACCTGTGCGCCACGGGCGCCGGCTACACGCAGCGTGAGCTGGCTGGTAGCAGGGTTAGGGTACAAAGCCAGGCTCTTGGCGAAGGCAGGCTCAGCAACACCCTGCACGAACACCAGGTCGGCGTAGCGGCGGGGTACGATCTGGTAGCCAGCATCGAAAGGCGAGGTGTTGTCGAACTGCCCACCGATGCCGGTGAGGCGGAACGGACCCGTAGGCGCGGGCTTGCCGGCGAAGTCGGAGTTGGCGGGGATGCGCATCTGGTACATCAGGCCGCCGGCCGTCATCACGTCTACGTTGTAGGCCGTGGCGGCGCCGGTCCACTGGGCGGGCGTCATCAGGGTTACGGCCGTGGCAAGGGTAATCAGCTCCGACTCCTCGTTTTCGGTGAGGGCGGCGGCTACCGAGCGGGGAGCATACGTGCGGCGGGCGCGGCCCAGCGGCGTAATGCCGGTCATGGTAATCTGGCTCAGGCCGTTGAACTGGCCCAGCGTGCCGGTCACCTGCACCGAGTCGCCTTCGGCCAGCACGTTGGTGCCGATGGCGGCCGAGGCGAACAGGCCGATACCGCCCGTGTTATCAATCAGGGTGAACTGGTAGCCAGCCGTGCGCTGGTTTACGCCATACACCGTGCCGCGAGCCGAAACCGTCTGCGTGGCCTGGGTAGGCACACCGTTGGCGTCATTCACGGTCAGGGCCGCTACCGTCGAAACAATAGGGCCAGTAGGCGTGTCGTTGTCCGTGATGGTGATGGTGTAGCTGTCAGCCGACACCGTAGCCGAGCCGGCGGGTAGCGCGTTTTGCAGCTTCAGAATGATGGTTTCGCTGGATTCAGCCACGGCATCGTCCACGATGGTGAGCGTAGCGTTCTGGGCCGCTGTGCTGTTTGCCGGGAACGTGAGGGTTTGGGTGGTATAGGTATAGTCGGAGGGGGAAGTGGCCGTGCCAGCAGGGGTAGCCAGTACGACATCCACCGTAATGGCCTGCGTGCTGGCGGCGCTCAGGCGCACCGGTATCTGCACGGTACCGGCGTTTTCAACCACAGTGGCAGTAGCTGCGCCAAACACCACGGTTGGGGTAGCAGTGCCGCCAGTGGCGCTGACCAGACCGTAAGTGCGCACGTTATCTACACGCCACGAGCCGGCAATGGCTTCCGAGTTGTAGCCATAAATCCGGAACTCCACGGCCCCCGTGCGGGCGGCGAAGGCGGCGGGCAGCACAATCTTCTTGTTGGTGCGCGTGTTGCTGTCGTCGGGCACGTTCACCGTAATCAGGTCAGTCGCGAAATTGTCGACGCTGGAGCGTACCGACCAGTCGCGAATGCCGGTGCCGGAGCGGCGCTCATCCAGCACCAGGCTGTCGAGGCGCACCTGAAAGCCGGAGGCAGGCTGTACCGTGAAAGCAAAGTAATCGGTGGCATCCAGGGCAGCTACCGACCAGCCGGTGGCCGAAAACGAACCAGCGCCTGGGGAAGGCGTGAGACCTGCCCCGCGGCTCATGGGGCTAAACGAAGCATTGCTCGGCTGGGTATCGGCCGGAAGCGTAGCTTCGTCGCCGGCAGCGTTGTTGAAGCTATAGGTAGCCAGCTGTGCCTGGGCAGCCGTAGTGCCGAACAGGCCCAGCGCGGCCAGAAGGGCCAGCCGCTGCCACCGCGAAGAGTAGGAGTGTTGCATAATGAACTAAGAGGGTGAAGGAGGACTGGTTGAAAGCGTAAGCGGAAGATAAGGACACAAACCCGAACCACGCGTGGATTCCGATTCTGCCCAAACCCGCAGAAGCTCCGGCACTGCCGGATTCCGCGTACTTTTGAACCGTAAAGCTACTCCAAACGGTTTCTTCCGCCAATCTGCCGGCCGGAAGTTCACAATCCGGTAATCTGACCACCTTCCTTCCGATGGCCAAACCCCGCATCGACTACAAAGCCAAGGCCCTGAAACGCCGCAACCGGTTCGCCTACATCACCGGTATTTCGGGCCTGATTCTGATTACGTTTTCCTACTATTTCTACCAGGTTTTCTTTACCCCGAACGTAGAAACCAAAACGCCCACCTACGTGCTGGTGCGCCGCGGCGAAACGGCCAAAGCGGTGCTGGACTCCATCGAGGCCACCGGCGTTATCGTGGATAAGCTCAGCCTGCGCTTCGTGGCCAAGGTGATGAAATACGAAAAGCTGGTGAAGCCCGGCCGCTACGAGCTCAAAGATGGCTACACCAACCGCGAGCTGATCAACGCGCTGCGCACCGGCCGCCAGTCGCCGCTCAAGCTCACGTTCCAGAACATCCGCCTGCGCCAGGATCTGGCCCAGAAGCTCAATACTGCCATTGATGCCCGCCCCGGCCAGTTCGACAGCCTGCTCAGCAGCCCCGGCTACACCAAAAGCCTGGGTTTCGACACCACGAGCATCATGACCATGTTCATCCCGAACACCTACGAGCTGTACTGGAACTCCACGCCTGACAACCTCATGCAGCGCATGAAAAAGGAGTACGAGAAGTTCTGGACTCCTGCCCGCGACGCCAAGCGCAAAAAGCTCAACCTAAGCCGCGCCGAAGTCAGCACCCTGGCCAGCATCGTGGAGGCCGAGCAGCAGCAGCACGCCGATGAGCGGCCGCGCGTGGCCGGCGTGTACCTCAATCGCTTGCGCCGTGGCATGAAGCTCCAGGCCGACCCCACGGTGGTGTACGCCAACCAGGATTTCACCATCAAGCGGGTGCTCA is from Hymenobacter yonginensis and encodes:
- a CDS encoding T9SS type A sorting domain-containing protein, with translation MQHSYSSRWQRLALLAALGLFGTTAAQAQLATYSFNNAAGDEATLPADTQPSNASFSPMSRGAGLTPSPGAGSFSATGWSVAALDATDYFAFTVQPASGFQVRLDSLVLDERRSGTGIRDWSVRSSVDNFATDLITVNVPDDSNTRTNKKIVLPAAFAARTGAVEFRIYGYNSEAIAGSWRVDNVRTYGLVSATGGTATPTVVFGAATATVVENAGTVQIPVRLSAASTQAITVDVVLATPAGTATSPSDYTYTTQTLTFPANSTAAQNATLTIVDDAVAESSETIILKLQNALPAGSATVSADSYTITITDNDTPTGPIVSTVAALTVNDANGVPTQATQTVSARGTVYGVNQRTAGYQFTLIDNTGGIGLFASAAIGTNVLAEGDSVQVTGTLGQFNGLSQITMTGITPLGRARRTYAPRSVAAALTENEESELITLATAVTLMTPAQWTGAATAYNVDVMTAGGLMYQMRIPANSDFAGKPAPTGPFRLTGIGGQFDNTSPFDAGYQIVPRRYADLVFVQGVAEPAFAKSLALYPNPATSQLTLRVAGARGAQVEILNSLGQVVSRTTAATDLTPLNVAALPAGVYGVRLTTSEGSATRRFVKQ
- the mltG gene encoding endolytic transglycosylase MltG — protein: MAKPRIDYKAKALKRRNRFAYITGISGLILITFSYYFYQVFFTPNVETKTPTYVLVRRGETAKAVLDSIEATGVIVDKLSLRFVAKVMKYEKLVKPGRYELKDGYTNRELINALRTGRQSPLKLTFQNIRLRQDLAQKLNTAIDARPGQFDSLLSSPGYTKSLGFDTTSIMTMFIPNTYELYWNSTPDNLMQRMKKEYEKFWTPARDAKRKKLNLSRAEVSTLASIVEAEQQQHADERPRVAGVYLNRLRRGMKLQADPTVVYANQDFTIKRVLNVHLTKDSPYNTYKYAGLPPGPINLPSIASIDAVLNPESHDYLYFCAKEDFSGYHAFARNEQEHLVNARRYQAALTRSGIMK